A window of the Thermoanaerobacter uzonensis DSM 18761 genome harbors these coding sequences:
- a CDS encoding energy-coupling factor ABC transporter permease encodes MKRWMLLAAFALLLIAPQIAYSMHIMEGFLPLKWCIIWDIASLPFVVIGLIAINKKVKENPKLKMLLGFAGAFAFVLSALKIPSVTGSCSHPTGVGLGAILFGPFAMSVLGLIVLLFQALLLAHGGITTLGANTFSMAIVGPIASYYIFKGVKKAGGPNWLAVFLAASIGDLLTYVTTSFQLAIAFPAEVGGFTASFLKFMGIFAVTQVPLAISEGLLTVLVINMLTAYSKEELIELKVLEKEGKAI; translated from the coding sequence ATGAAAAGGTGGATGTTACTTGCAGCATTTGCGTTGCTTTTAATAGCTCCACAAATTGCCTATTCAATGCATATAATGGAAGGTTTTCTACCTCTTAAATGGTGTATAATATGGGATATAGCTTCTTTGCCTTTTGTGGTTATAGGACTTATAGCGATAAACAAAAAAGTAAAAGAGAATCCAAAACTTAAGATGCTTTTAGGTTTTGCAGGTGCTTTTGCATTTGTGCTTTCAGCACTTAAAATACCTTCAGTTACAGGAAGTTGTTCGCATCCAACCGGCGTAGGACTTGGAGCTATACTCTTTGGACCTTTTGCTATGAGCGTTTTAGGCCTTATAGTCCTTTTGTTTCAGGCATTACTTTTGGCCCATGGCGGCATAACGACTTTGGGCGCTAATACATTTTCCATGGCTATAGTAGGGCCAATTGCTTCCTATTATATATTTAAAGGGGTAAAAAAAGCAGGTGGTCCAAATTGGCTTGCAGTATTTTTAGCTGCCTCAATTGGGGATTTGCTTACATATGTAACTACCTCCTTCCAACTTGCTATTGCTTTCCCTGCTGAAGTAGGCGGCTTTACAGCCTCATTTTTAAAATTTATGGGGATATTTGCAGTGACACAGGTACCTTTGGCAATAAGTGAGGGGCTTTTAACTGTGCTCGTAATCAATATGCTAACTGCCTACAGTAAAGAAGAACTCATTGAACTTAAGGTTTTAGAGAAAGAAGGTAAGGCAATATGA
- the hemB gene encoding porphobilinogen synthase, producing MDLVKRPRRLRINSILRDMIRETSLDVGDLIYPLFVVPGDNIKEEIDSMPGVYHFSIDLLIEEVKEVRDLGIPAILLFGVPSYKDEFGSEAYSEEGIVQKAVREIKEKVPEIVVITDVCMCGYTTHGHCGIVENGQVLNDKTVDYIAKIALSHVEAGADIVAPSDMMDGRVAAIRKLLDSKGFVNTPIMAYSAKYASSFYGPFREAADSFPQFGDRKSYQMDYGNSNEALREIALDIEEGADIVMVKPALSYLDIIRRVKDNFNIPIAAYNVSGEYSMVKAAAKMGWIDEKSVVLEILTSIKRAGADIVITYFAKDVAKWLITL from the coding sequence ATGGATTTGGTAAAAAGGCCAAGAAGGCTTAGGATAAACAGCATTTTAAGGGATATGATAAGAGAAACTTCTTTAGATGTAGGTGACCTTATATATCCTCTTTTTGTTGTGCCAGGAGATAATATAAAAGAAGAGATAGATTCAATGCCAGGTGTTTACCATTTTTCTATAGATTTGCTTATAGAAGAAGTTAAAGAAGTGCGTGACCTTGGAATTCCTGCTATTTTACTTTTTGGTGTGCCTTCATATAAAGATGAATTCGGGTCAGAGGCTTACAGCGAGGAAGGTATCGTTCAAAAAGCGGTGAGAGAAATAAAAGAAAAAGTGCCAGAAATTGTGGTAATAACAGATGTATGTATGTGTGGGTATACAACTCATGGACACTGTGGCATTGTTGAAAATGGCCAAGTTCTAAATGACAAAACAGTGGACTACATTGCTAAAATAGCCTTGTCCCATGTTGAGGCAGGGGCGGATATTGTAGCGCCTTCTGACATGATGGATGGAAGAGTAGCTGCCATAAGAAAGCTTTTAGATAGTAAAGGATTTGTAAATACACCTATTATGGCTTACAGTGCTAAATACGCTTCCTCTTTTTATGGACCTTTTAGAGAAGCAGCAGATTCTTTCCCACAATTTGGCGACAGAAAGTCTTATCAAATGGACTATGGAAATTCCAATGAAGCCTTAAGAGAAATAGCTCTTGACATTGAAGAAGGAGCAGATATTGTCATGGTAAAGCCGGCACTTTCTTATCTTGATATTATAAGGCGGGTAAAGGATAATTTCAACATTCCTATTGCTGCTTATAATGTAAGTGGAGAATATTCAATGGTAAAGGCGGCAGCTAAGATGGGTTGGATTGATGAAAAATCGGTAGTCTTAGAAATACTCACTTCAATTAAAAGGGCAGGGGCAGATATAGTTATAACCTACTTTGCAAAGGATGTTGCGAAATGGCTTATTACCCTGTAA
- the cbiQ gene encoding cobalt ECF transporter T component CbiQ, which yields MLIDSYAYTNRMYNVHPVEKLLFAFLTMILCFEFDAYTNIAVIILVFVITVFKAKIPAKVYIKLMLIPFSFLIISIITLIINVIGNKSAALISFNILGVTLGITAQGINTAVILFFRTLAIVSCLYFLVLTTPVVDIINILKKLKIPSLFLELLQLIYRFIFVLTQAANEIYISQDSRLGYATLKNGYRSLGLLISSLFIKSYKNSEDLYVALEARGYNGEIKVLSKDYKFCYKNIIFIVLIELILISASMLLRR from the coding sequence ATGCTAATAGATAGTTATGCTTATACCAACAGGATGTACAATGTACATCCTGTTGAAAAACTTTTATTTGCTTTTTTGACTATGATTTTATGCTTTGAATTTGATGCCTATACAAATATTGCAGTAATTATTTTGGTATTTGTGATAACTGTATTTAAAGCGAAAATTCCAGCAAAAGTGTACATTAAGCTTATGTTAATTCCCTTTTCTTTTTTGATAATAAGCATAATAACACTTATTATAAATGTGATAGGGAATAAAAGTGCTGCATTAATAAGCTTTAATATTTTGGGGGTAACTTTAGGAATTACTGCACAAGGCATTAATACTGCTGTTATTTTATTCTTTAGAACTTTAGCAATAGTGTCTTGCTTGTATTTTCTTGTACTCACTACTCCTGTAGTTGACATTATAAATATCTTAAAGAAATTGAAAATTCCATCACTATTTTTAGAGTTACTTCAATTAATTTATAGGTTTATATTTGTTTTAACGCAAGCTGCTAATGAGATCTATATATCTCAAGATTCAAGGTTGGGATATGCCACATTAAAAAATGGCTACAGGTCTTTAGGACTTTTGATATCCTCTCTTTTTATTAAGTCCTACAAAAATTCAGAGGATTTATATGTGGCTTTAGAGGCAAGAGGTTATAATGGAGAGATAAAAGTCCTCAGTAAAGATTACAAATTTTGTTATAAAAATATAATATTTATTGTTTTGATAGAACTAATTTTAATAAGCGCATCAATGCTTTTAAGAAGGTGA
- a CDS encoding energy-coupling factor ABC transporter substrate-binding protein, translating into MKDKKFLIKNLILGLLVILLVVFPLVTIKNAEFAGADDRATEAIAQVDKNYKPWFKPIWEPPSGEIESLLFALQAAIGAGFLGYYIGVAKGRKNANR; encoded by the coding sequence ATGAAGGATAAAAAGTTTTTAATAAAGAATTTGATATTGGGCTTGTTGGTTATTTTACTGGTGGTGTTTCCCCTTGTTACTATTAAAAATGCTGAATTTGCTGGTGCAGATGACAGGGCGACAGAAGCTATTGCTCAGGTAGACAAAAATTACAAGCCATGGTTTAAACCAATTTGGGAGCCACCAAGTGGAGAAATTGAAAGCCTTTTGTTTGCCTTACAGGCTGCAATTGGTGCAGGCTTTTTGGGATATTATATAGGTGTTGCGAAGGGGAGAAAAAATGCTAATAGATAG
- the hemL gene encoding glutamate-1-semialdehyde 2,1-aminomutase produces the protein MKTDKSQKLFEKAKKLMPGGVNSPVRAFKSVGATPVFIKKGQGSHIWDEDGNEYIDYVLSWGPLILGHSHPQVVEAIKKQAQLGTSFGACTELEVKMAEKIIEAVPSIEVVRMVNSGTEATMSAIRLARGYTGRDIIVKFEGCYHGHSDSLLIKAGSGALTFGMPDSKGVTNEIAKDTIIARYNDIKMVEDIFEMYGENIAAVIVEPIAGNMGTVLPEEGFLKGLREITAKYKSLLIFDEVMTGFRVSYSGAQGLYNIMPDITTLGKIIGGGLPVGAYGGKEEIMRMISPDGPVYQAGTLSGNPLAMTAGFETLKILSETSNIYEELDKKAEKLCKGLKESIVQNGIDVTINRIGSMMCMFFTNDEVKDYNSALKSNTVVYAAYFREMLKRGVYLPPSQFETFFLSMAHTEEDIEKTIEASFEVAKIISKQYKDISIH, from the coding sequence GTGAAAACTGATAAATCGCAAAAGCTTTTTGAAAAAGCTAAAAAACTTATGCCAGGTGGTGTTAATAGCCCTGTAAGAGCTTTTAAATCAGTAGGAGCTACTCCTGTTTTTATAAAAAAGGGACAAGGAAGTCATATTTGGGATGAAGATGGCAATGAATACATAGACTATGTTCTTTCATGGGGACCGCTAATACTTGGGCATTCACATCCACAGGTGGTAGAAGCTATTAAAAAACAAGCACAACTGGGTACCAGTTTTGGAGCCTGTACAGAGTTGGAAGTTAAGATGGCAGAAAAAATAATTGAGGCTGTTCCATCTATAGAAGTTGTCAGAATGGTGAATTCAGGCACAGAAGCCACTATGAGTGCTATAAGATTGGCAAGGGGATATACGGGCAGAGACATCATTGTAAAATTTGAAGGATGTTATCACGGACATTCTGACAGCCTGCTTATAAAAGCAGGGTCAGGTGCACTTACTTTTGGAATGCCTGATTCAAAGGGCGTAACAAACGAGATAGCAAAGGATACAATTATAGCTAGATATAATGATATCAAAATGGTAGAAGATATTTTTGAAATGTACGGTGAGAACATCGCCGCTGTAATTGTAGAGCCTATTGCAGGTAATATGGGTACAGTTTTACCTGAAGAGGGATTTTTAAAGGGATTGAGAGAGATTACTGCAAAGTATAAATCACTTTTAATTTTTGATGAAGTGATGACAGGTTTTAGAGTGTCTTATTCAGGGGCACAAGGGCTTTACAATATTATGCCTGATATTACTACGCTTGGTAAAATTATTGGTGGAGGTCTTCCTGTTGGTGCCTATGGAGGAAAGGAAGAGATTATGAGAATGATTTCTCCTGATGGACCGGTGTATCAAGCAGGGACTTTGTCTGGCAATCCTCTAGCAATGACAGCAGGCTTTGAGACTTTAAAAATATTATCTGAAACTTCCAATATTTATGAAGAGTTAGACAAGAAAGCAGAAAAATTGTGTAAGGGGCTAAAAGAAAGCATAGTTCAAAATGGAATTGATGTTACAATAAATAGAATAGGCAGCATGATGTGTATGTTTTTTACGAATGATGAAGTAAAAGACTATAACTCTGCTTTAAAATCAAACACTGTTGTGTATGCTGCATATTTTAGAGAAATGCTGAAAAGGGGTGTGTACCTGCCTCCTTCTCAATTTGAGACCTTCTTTTTATCAATGGCTCATACAGAGGAGGATATTGAAAAAACAATTGAGGCTAGTTTTGAAGTTGCAAAAATTATAAGTAAGCAATACAAGGACATTTCTATTCATTGA